One genomic region from Campylobacter concisus encodes:
- the tsaE gene encoding tRNA (adenosine(37)-N6)-threonylcarbamoyltransferase complex ATPase subunit type 1 TsaE, producing MVFELLENELDELVRVLPKSGVVLLSGDLASGKTTLVKAIIKAHGIDESVTSPTFSLMQIYGKDIYHYDIYQIGFEGMAKNGLFENLFEEGLHLVEWGDENLEKALKKNGESYTLVKISPCKNGRKYEVISA from the coding sequence ATGGTTTTTGAGCTTTTAGAAAATGAGCTTGATGAGCTTGTGCGAGTGCTTCCAAAAAGTGGCGTGGTGCTACTAAGTGGCGATCTAGCAAGTGGCAAAACGACGCTTGTAAAGGCGATCATCAAGGCGCACGGCATAGACGAGAGCGTGACGTCGCCGACATTTTCTTTGATGCAAATTTATGGTAAAGATATCTACCACTACGACATTTACCAGATAGGATTTGAAGGGATGGCAAAAAATGGCCTTTTTGAAAATTTGTTTGAAGAGGGGCTTCATCTAGTAGAATGGGGCGATGAAAATTTAGAAAAAGCTCTAAAGAAAAACGGCGAGAGCTATACGTTAGTAAAAATTTCTCCTTGCAAAAATGGCAGAAAATACGAGGTTATAAGTGCATAA
- a CDS encoding TonB-dependent receptor domain-containing protein yields MRKTNFIAICLSVCVANSLFGAEHKDNNETKLDGIVVSASGFSQEIKEAPASISVIKGDELTKDSFTSLHSIAQKVPGVNVVGGEDGAASGISIRGMEKSQTLVLIDGKRVNSSSANPKGGAGDMNSNFIPPAEAIERIEVIRGPMSSLYGSDAVGGVINIITKKDFSKFSGNVGISTTINTHKGIGDGRQGDFYLNLPLYKEFLALQLWGYKKLRDEDNYKGGYQKSDKRNLSAKLWITPDEHNKFFILGSNERHDYSRTVGKTATIKTNKLLNAYDYEKKSYGAGYLGEFDNLNADLSYIYDETQRTSLFDSLIPAKAKNHNFNSKFTTFFGAHTLTFGYDFSKQNVGTTFIVSNASKNGLKSPKSYSMSEHAGFIEDEWQILDEKLFLTLGSRLTHNEFFGNHLSPRAYLVYNATDTLSLKGGVATGYKTPNVNQISPEVGTIQNAWRIVDFGNKDLKPEKSTTYEVGAYYDDQADFRGSVTLFRNEFKNKILDTDGSNVNNISAFGTCPAGLTVKKVGCPGWGTYFNIEGATVWGVELSGDYDILSNLNLSSNYTYNKSKIKTGNPTINTPRGPMKFSQTGLNRLDGKSLTATPEHVFHTTLTYKPVKSVKTFFGANYESKLTSVNFGAGNSIRENTKDLLTFDTGVSWDANKHLTLSLNAYNIFDNVRYDEALADDDKYYFYPQEGRRFWFKVAAKW; encoded by the coding sequence ATGAGAAAAACAAATTTTATTGCCATTTGCCTTAGTGTTTGTGTGGCAAATTCTCTTTTTGGAGCAGAGCATAAAGACAATAACGAAACAAAACTTGATGGCATTGTAGTAAGTGCTAGTGGTTTTTCACAGGAGATTAAAGAAGCTCCTGCAAGTATCAGCGTAATAAAAGGCGATGAGCTTACAAAAGATAGCTTTACTTCGCTCCACTCTATCGCTCAAAAGGTGCCAGGCGTAAATGTCGTTGGCGGCGAGGACGGAGCAGCTAGTGGTATCTCGATACGTGGCATGGAAAAATCTCAAACTCTAGTTTTAATTGATGGCAAAAGAGTAAACTCAAGCAGCGCAAACCCAAAAGGCGGAGCAGGGGATATGAACTCAAATTTCATCCCACCAGCTGAAGCGATCGAGCGTATAGAGGTTATCCGTGGCCCTATGAGCTCGCTTTATGGTAGCGACGCGGTTGGAGGCGTTATCAACATCATCACCAAAAAAGACTTTTCAAAATTTAGCGGCAACGTCGGCATCTCAACCACGATAAACACACATAAAGGCATAGGAGACGGCAGGCAGGGCGACTTTTATCTAAATTTACCTCTTTATAAAGAGTTTTTAGCGCTTCAGCTTTGGGGATACAAAAAGCTAAGAGACGAGGATAACTATAAAGGCGGTTATCAAAAGAGTGATAAGAGAAATTTAAGTGCAAAGCTCTGGATCACACCAGATGAACACAATAAATTCTTCATCCTTGGTTCAAACGAAAGACACGACTACTCACGCACCGTCGGCAAAACAGCCACTATAAAGACAAATAAGCTTTTAAACGCTTACGACTACGAGAAAAAGAGCTACGGAGCGGGCTACCTTGGCGAATTTGATAATCTAAATGCCGATCTTAGTTACATTTATGATGAGACGCAAAGAACGAGTCTTTTTGACAGCCTCATACCTGCAAAAGCTAAAAATCACAACTTTAACTCCAAATTTACAACGTTTTTCGGCGCACACACTCTAACTTTTGGCTATGACTTTAGCAAGCAAAATGTCGGCACTACCTTCATCGTCTCAAACGCCTCAAAAAATGGCCTTAAAAGCCCAAAAAGCTACTCGATGAGCGAGCATGCAGGATTTATCGAAGATGAGTGGCAAATTTTAGACGAGAAACTATTTTTAACGCTTGGTTCAAGGCTCACGCACAACGAATTTTTTGGCAACCACCTCTCGCCAAGAGCCTATCTAGTCTATAACGCTACAGATACATTAAGCTTAAAAGGTGGCGTAGCAACTGGCTATAAAACGCCAAATGTCAATCAAATCTCCCCAGAAGTAGGCACTATTCAAAATGCTTGGAGAATAGTTGATTTTGGCAACAAAGATCTAAAGCCAGAAAAGAGCACGACTTATGAAGTTGGAGCATATTATGACGATCAGGCTGATTTTAGAGGCTCGGTAACGCTTTTTAGAAATGAGTTTAAAAATAAGATCCTAGACACCGACGGTAGTAATGTCAATAATATATCAGCCTTTGGCACTTGCCCAGCGGGCTTAACAGTAAAAAAAGTGGGTTGCCCTGGCTGGGGAACTTACTTTAACATAGAAGGTGCGACCGTTTGGGGCGTAGAGTTAAGCGGAGACTACGACATCCTTTCAAATCTAAATTTAAGCTCAAACTATACCTATAATAAGTCAAAGATAAAAACTGGCAACCCAACAATAAACACGCCAAGAGGCCCTATGAAATTTAGCCAAACTGGGCTTAACAGACTTGATGGCAAAAGCCTAACAGCAACGCCAGAGCATGTATTTCACACTACGCTTACATATAAGCCTGTAAAAAGCGTCAAGACATTTTTTGGCGCAAACTACGAGAGTAAGCTAACAAGCGTAAATTTTGGTGCTGGTAATAGTATAAGAGAGAACACAAAAGACCTGCTTACCTTTGATACAGGTGTCAGCTGGGACGCAAACAAGCACCTAACTCTTAGCCTAAATGCCTACAACATCTTTGATAATGTAAGATACGATGAGGCGCTAGCAGACGACGACAAATATTACTTTTATCCGCAAGAGGGCAGGAGATTTTGGTTTAAGGTCGCTGCAAAATGGTAA
- a CDS encoding imidazole glycerol phosphate synthase, with the protein MDFQNIQKQISVLKESLTALEQNSEHEIGLAVGVVEFNKNADELKKKLTNLKGESDFFKSVFNTEDYYENISTYLEQIKRSLNYKIEKNGVSFKANENLQESYVAILNIIEILVAEYQIQNKNKAKNLFSRTTDTTQIKSLLAELNTLQERIHNVLHIHSRIVSNVILQNFKIIYTFFYNCIKAAKQRKDELLLVEIAGITDKIITMIKPVFSAKILNTNELIYHYLIFELKELKSCAIGEELV; encoded by the coding sequence ATGGATTTTCAAAATATTCAAAAACAAATTTCGGTACTAAAAGAAAGTTTGACAGCATTAGAACAAAATAGTGAGCACGAGATCGGCTTGGCAGTTGGGGTTGTTGAGTTTAATAAAAATGCTGATGAACTTAAAAAAAAGCTTACAAATTTAAAAGGTGAAAGCGATTTCTTTAAAAGTGTCTTCAATACAGAAGACTATTATGAAAACATTAGTACTTATTTGGAGCAGATAAAGAGAAGCTTAAATTATAAAATTGAAAAAAATGGTGTGAGTTTTAAGGCAAATGAAAATTTACAAGAAAGCTATGTCGCCATTTTAAATATAATAGAAATTTTGGTAGCAGAGTATCAAATACAAAACAAAAATAAAGCGAAAAATCTCTTTTCTAGGACAACAGATACTACTCAAATAAAATCACTACTTGCAGAGCTAAATACTCTACAAGAGCGTATACATAATGTTTTACATATTCATTCTAGGATAGTTTCAAATGTTATTTTGCAAAATTTTAAGATAATTTATACGTTCTTTTATAATTGTATTAAGGCTGCAAAGCAACGCAAAGATGAACTTTTACTGGTGGAGATCGCGGGTATAACTGATAAGATAATAACTATGATAAAACCAGTCTTTAGTGCAAAAATTTTAAACACAAATGAGCTTATTTATCATTACTTGATCTTTGAGCTAAAAGAACTAAAATCTTGTGCGATAGGCGAGGAACTAGTTTAA
- the lptB gene encoding LPS export ABC transporter ATP-binding protein, with amino-acid sequence MHKLEVKDLKKTIKKTEIIKGISLEVNSGEVVGLLGPNGAGKTTTFYMICGLISPTSGDVFLDDQKITSVPLHKRAHLGIGYLPQESSIFKELSVEENLLLGAEILNQSEEEIAKRVNEMLNMLNIEPIRLRKGVSLSGGERRRCEIARSLIIKPKFLLLDEPFAGVDPIAVSDIQSIVRDLKKLGIGVLITDHNVRETLAICDRAYVIKDGSLLASGSSSEVANNKLVRTHYLGEEFKLLE; translated from the coding sequence GTGCATAAACTAGAAGTAAAAGATCTAAAAAAGACGATCAAAAAAACTGAGATCATAAAAGGCATATCTTTAGAGGTAAATAGTGGCGAAGTGGTGGGGCTTCTTGGGCCAAATGGTGCTGGAAAGACGACTACTTTTTATATGATTTGCGGACTCATCTCACCAACTAGTGGAGATGTCTTTTTGGATGATCAAAAGATTACAAGCGTTCCGCTTCACAAAAGAGCTCACCTTGGCATTGGCTATTTGCCGCAAGAATCAAGCATATTTAAAGAGTTAAGCGTCGAAGAAAATTTGCTCCTTGGGGCTGAAATTTTAAATCAAAGTGAAGAAGAGATAGCAAAAAGAGTAAATGAGATGCTAAATATGCTAAATATCGAGCCTATCCGCCTAAGAAAGGGCGTTAGTCTAAGTGGCGGCGAGCGTAGACGCTGTGAGATCGCTAGAAGCCTCATCATAAAGCCAAAATTTTTGCTGCTTGATGAGCCATTTGCAGGCGTCGATCCTATCGCAGTTAGCGATATCCAAAGCATCGTTAGAGACCTTAAAAAGCTAGGTATCGGTGTTTTGATAACTGACCACAACGTCCGTGAGACGCTAGCCATTTGTGACAGAGCCTACGTCATCAAAGATGGCTCGCTGCTAGCAAGCGGCAGTTCGAGCGAAGTGGCAAACAACAAGCTCGTTAGAACGCACTATCTTGGCGAAGAATTTAAGCTGCTTGAGTAG
- a CDS encoding RNA polymerase factor sigma-54: MLRQKQTLAPKIKLNQTLRSWLPILQSGLDELKETLEPFIKENPFATIEHKNLEKSEKKRNFFEQVGKNSVTESIEALSIYKESLYEKLVSQINPPLFPTQKSQDIAYKIIECLDDEGYFSYDDEIFAGFNENEVERVRARFAYLEPCGVGAKDIKESFLFQLGEAEASDEIIECAKKIILNFENIEKLRKLKFYDDALKIIKKFKNPPAIEYLEEANQKVPDIFVLSTSSGISVQINDDYYPEISIDTEGLDEKEAFVSSRIKEASELIDALEMRKATLYKIGLMIVEYQYDYFLGGDIKPMKLKDLADELGRNPSTISRAIANKYLSSPRGTVALKNFFATGFDEETSNAAIKEFLLELIKNEDHKKPLSDLKIQELIQAKFNIQIVRRTITKYRKILNIGSSSQRKRVYQING; the protein is encoded by the coding sequence ATGCTAAGGCAAAAGCAAACTTTAGCGCCAAAGATCAAACTAAACCAAACGCTAAGAAGCTGGCTTCCTATCCTTCAAAGCGGGCTTGATGAGCTAAAAGAGACGCTTGAGCCTTTTATAAAAGAGAATCCATTTGCCACGATTGAGCATAAAAATTTAGAAAAAAGCGAAAAAAAGCGAAATTTTTTCGAGCAAGTTGGCAAAAATTCTGTTACTGAGAGTATCGAGGCTTTAAGTATTTACAAAGAAAGCCTCTATGAAAAGCTCGTTAGCCAGATAAATCCACCACTTTTCCCCACACAAAAGTCCCAAGATATCGCATATAAGATCATTGAGTGTTTAGACGATGAGGGGTATTTTTCTTATGATGATGAAATTTTTGCGGGTTTTAATGAGAATGAGGTAGAGCGAGTTAGGGCGAGATTTGCCTATCTTGAGCCCTGTGGCGTGGGTGCAAAGGATATCAAAGAGAGCTTTTTGTTTCAGCTTGGCGAGGCAGAGGCGAGTGATGAGATCATAGAGTGCGCTAAAAAGATCATCTTAAATTTTGAAAATATAGAGAAGCTTAGAAAGCTTAAATTTTACGACGACGCGCTAAAGATCATAAAGAAATTTAAAAATCCCCCAGCCATTGAGTATCTAGAAGAGGCGAACCAAAAGGTCCCTGACATCTTCGTGCTAAGCACAAGTAGTGGCATAAGCGTGCAGATAAATGACGACTATTATCCTGAAATTTCTATCGACACCGAGGGGCTAGACGAGAAAGAGGCCTTTGTAAGCTCACGCATAAAAGAGGCTAGCGAGCTCATAGACGCCCTTGAGATGAGAAAGGCGACACTTTATAAGATAGGGCTCATGATAGTTGAGTATCAGTATGACTACTTTTTGGGTGGCGACATAAAGCCTATGAAGCTAAAAGACCTAGCTGACGAGCTTGGGCGCAACCCTTCAACCATCTCAAGAGCGATCGCGAACAAATATCTAAGCTCTCCAAGAGGCACGGTCGCGCTTAAAAATTTCTTCGCAACTGGCTTTGACGAGGAGACTTCAAATGCTGCGATAAAGGAATTTTTGCTAGAGCTTATCAAAAATGAAGACCACAAAAAGCCACTTTCTGATCTAAAAATTCAAGAGCTAATCCAAGCTAAATTTAACATCCAAATCGTTCGCCGAACTATCACAAAATACCGCAAAATTCTAAACATCGGCAGCTCAAGCCAGCGAAAAAGGGTCTATCAGATAAACGGCTAA
- a CDS encoding adenylosuccinate lyase, which produces MKVTQTLESLSILTDNDALFRELRDMISRNFTKILSNKNKVISFYEESEIPQRKCFLKFIKKLYEKQSDDKLDIRFANYKTIKLGFVQKNTLTPVISLNVNFVKNEVKFELKDVLCRDFASYISESLVKSNVTFSKNDDFLNITISNDNDINTLNKLLYKRSYPKFSVNFIYDEKDYKAFKQGIKIKSSSKFVSRFSVLANLLEENFGILGCKKDDDFETIRQSYLSLVNIYHPDRHANKNPLIQEEYAKKFKNIQSAYESLKPYFKNQENFVMVG; this is translated from the coding sequence ATGAAAGTTACGCAAACATTAGAATCTCTAAGCATTTTAACTGATAATGACGCTTTGTTTCGTGAGCTTAGAGATATGATAAGCAGAAATTTTACAAAAATTTTATCTAATAAAAATAAGGTTATTTCGTTTTACGAAGAGAGCGAGATCCCACAACGCAAGTGCTTCTTAAAATTTATAAAAAAACTTTATGAAAAGCAAAGTGATGATAAGCTCGATATTCGTTTTGCAAACTATAAAACCATAAAACTTGGCTTTGTTCAAAAAAATACCCTAACTCCAGTCATTAGCCTAAACGTAAATTTTGTAAAAAATGAAGTCAAATTTGAACTAAAAGATGTACTTTGCAGAGATTTTGCTAGCTACATCAGCGAGAGTCTAGTAAAAAGCAATGTTACTTTTAGCAAAAATGATGATTTTTTAAACATCACCATCTCAAACGACAACGACATAAACACATTAAACAAACTGCTCTACAAAAGAAGCTATCCAAAATTTAGCGTAAATTTTATCTATGATGAAAAAGACTACAAAGCCTTTAAACAAGGCATAAAAATAAAAAGTTCATCTAAATTTGTAAGTAGATTTTCTGTGCTTGCAAATTTACTTGAGGAAAATTTTGGGATTTTGGGTTGCAAAAAAGATGATGACTTTGAAACTATTAGACAAAGTTATCTTTCACTCGTAAATATCTATCACCCAGATAGGCACGCCAACAAAAATCCTCTCATACAAGAAGAATACGCAAAGAAATTTAAAAATATTCAATCTGCTTATGAGAGTCTAAAACCATACTTTAAAAATCAAGAAAATTTTGTGATGGTTGGCTAG
- a CDS encoding alpha/beta hydrolase, with translation MVKAFKFLLFTLGVTQILQAAPQQTPEPLSQKAASKFEISTFKMSANDEIYKIFTAKLKGQNEFKNVLFLLDANAQFNMLLNEFDGKAAPLIIGIGYDTNKSYEVEKRTRDLTPKADGEEFSKGGGSDAFYHFLTKNLVPLIDEKFNVQNSQKSLYGHSFGGLFTLYAMLKNEGIFSNFFIASPSLWWGESEILKQNVSEGKFKEKIKAKFVFLSVGELEKRKGKTDKAGILKASDLAQILKQSGVKSHFELFKNETHGSVIPLNLKELLKYLKD, from the coding sequence ATGGTAAAAGCGTTTAAATTTTTGCTTTTTACGCTTGGCGTGACGCAAATTTTACAAGCAGCTCCGCAACAAACGCCTGAGCCACTTAGCCAAAAAGCTGCTAGTAAATTTGAAATTTCAACCTTTAAAATGAGTGCAAATGATGAAATTTATAAAATTTTCACAGCCAAGCTAAAGGGGCAAAATGAGTTTAAAAATGTGCTTTTCTTACTTGACGCAAACGCCCAGTTTAACATGCTTTTAAATGAATTTGATGGCAAGGCTGCACCGCTAATAATAGGCATAGGATATGACACGAACAAAAGCTACGAAGTAGAAAAACGCACAAGAGATCTCACGCCAAAGGCAGATGGTGAGGAGTTTAGCAAGGGTGGTGGCTCGGATGCGTTTTACCACTTTTTAACTAAAAATTTAGTGCCGTTAATTGATGAGAAATTTAACGTACAAAATAGCCAAAAAAGCCTTTATGGACACTCTTTTGGCGGCCTTTTTACGCTCTATGCCATGCTTAAAAATGAGGGCATATTTTCAAATTTCTTTATCGCTTCACCATCTCTTTGGTGGGGCGAGTCTGAAATTTTAAAGCAAAATGTGAGCGAGGGTAAATTTAAAGAGAAAATAAAAGCCAAATTTGTCTTTCTTAGCGTTGGCGAGCTTGAAAAGAGAAAGGGCAAAACTGACAAAGCTGGCATTTTAAAGGCGAGCGATCTAGCCCAAATTTTAAAGCAAAGTGGGGTAAAATCTCACTTTGAGCTTTTTAAAAATGAAACCCATGGCAGCGTCATACCTCTAAATTTAAAAGAGCTTTTAAAATATCTAAAGGATTAA
- a CDS encoding RNA-binding S4 domain-containing protein has product MRVDKFLNVVNITKRRAVSEDMCKSGVVSINGVQAKAAKDVKIGDVITIKFLTREARYEVLAIPTTKSIPKSAQSEYVKEL; this is encoded by the coding sequence ATGAGAGTAGATAAATTTTTAAACGTAGTAAATATCACTAAAAGGCGTGCCGTTAGCGAAGATATGTGCAAAAGCGGCGTTGTGAGCATCAACGGCGTGCAGGCAAAAGCGGCAAAAGATGTTAAGATCGGCGACGTGATCACCATCAAATTTCTAACGCGAGAGGCGAGATATGAAGTGCTAGCGATCCCAACTACAAAAAGCATACCAAAAAGCGCTCAAAGCGAATATGTAAAAGAGCTTTGA